A region of the Candidatus Omnitrophota bacterium genome:
GTACATTGTCGCCAGCGACTGGAACTGCGGCTGCCAGGCGGTCCTTTCAATCTCTTTATGCGACAATTCGATCAGCCTGTTTATATGCTTTGAATAGCGCTCCTGAAGGAGCGGGTCGGATAGCATCGAGATCAATGTCGGGGTCATGGATATAGTTATCCGGAAGTCGATCTTATCCTCGACCAGCTTCTCAAAAACCCAGAGCAAAGGTATATATGTTTCGGTCATTGCCTCATAGAGCCAGTCTTCCTCCAGAAAATCCTCATGCTCCGGATGCCTGACAAAAGGAAGATGGCTGTGCAGGACCAGACAAAGGTAACCTTTATTCACGAGCGAACTCCTTTACCAGGTTGCTTGCCCTGGTTTCCCTGGAGACTATCGGTGTGATCGTGCGCTCCTCTATCTTATCGTTGGAGACCGCCTTTACCGGTATGGCCTGCTTGCCGTCGGGCAAGGCGTAACGCATAGTGAACGTCCCGTCCGGCCTCAGCTTTATGGGCTTGCCCTGGATAGTCACCGCCGCGTCCGGCTCGGTAGCGCCATAGACGATAAGCTCGCAGTCCACGGTCAGCCGGAACTTCCTGTCCTTCGATTTCTTCATCACCGGGCTTCCGGAAGAAGTCATCCCCGGAGAAGATAATATCCCGGAAAAAAGCGCGCGTTTGAACCTTTCCTGCCAGGCCTTGCCTATAGGAGAGCTGTGGCCCAGGCCGAAACCCATGCCGTAAAGCCTGCCGAACATCTCCTCGGGTATCATCCATTCCTCATCGGTAATCCAGGACGGGCCGTCTAACGGGGTAGACACTGTATTTGAACGCAGGATGGTAATGAAGTCGCCGTTGGCCAGCTTCAAGCCGTAATCGACGCACCAGGACCTTCCGGGCCCGCCGGTATCGATATACCAGCTGGTGGACTCGTGATGCACCTCGATATCGAAGAATTTGTGGCTGTTCTTTCCGTTAAAATTTATCTGGCTGACATCGTAGACCCGCAGGACTTTTTTAGCGCTGTTAAAAAGGTCCTTCAGCCGCTCGCGCAGGCTGCTCCAGGTATTCGCGGCCACTTCCCAGTAGCAGTGCAGCCACCAGGGGTCGCGCACCTGCAAAGCCATCATATCCTTATTGTATTGCCCGGGCAGCTCCGCCGGTAACGAGCGCCTAAATTTCTTGACCTGAGGATGGGAGAATTTGCTCTTTT
Encoded here:
- a CDS encoding DUF4912 domain-containing protein encodes the protein MAVLRRIKDKIKKAVLKKKVSVSAKTKKTVSRKKKAKPPVVASVQAFPLEMRKELLGVQEMAVEKSKFSHPQVKKFRRSLPAELPGQYNKDMMALQVRDPWWLHCYWEVAANTWSSLRERLKDLFNSAKKVLRVYDVSQINFNGKNSHKFFDIEVHHESTSWYIDTGGPGRSWCVDYGLKLANGDFITILRSNTVSTPLDGPSWITDEEWMIPEEMFGRLYGMGFGLGHSSPIGKAWQERFKRALFSGILSSPGMTSSGSPVMKKSKDRKFRLTVDCELIVYGATEPDAAVTIQGKPIKLRPDGTFTMRYALPDGKQAIPVKAVSNDKIEERTITPIVSRETRASNLVKEFARE